Proteins from a genomic interval of Pristis pectinata isolate sPriPec2 chromosome 21, sPriPec2.1.pri, whole genome shotgun sequence:
- the LOC127581329 gene encoding pigment epithelium-derived factor-like: MKILVVLMFLGATPLASSQEDYHALEPFVDETAEPDLAVEEEVEEEILGTPVQRLAYSISEFGYDLYRLLASRDPGANVFLSPLSVATSLSALSLGTLSTNKEVLQRILNYESLQDLDVHSVFKDLLSEVTTQPKQFKTVARIYGKKRLRMRAAFMNQVSQFYGFRPKAVTGNVQQDVQSINQWVRSQTGGKISQVISSMPAALSLLLLSAAHYKGQLVTRFNPVNTLLKTFRVGYGQEVDIPMMSSPHYPLRYGYDSELNCKIGLFPYVGDISLLIFLPSGPRYNMTAVEDSLMPVFVHDLVSQLQSVRASVSIPRLTIDTNLELKNVLGEMNLSPLYTPSELKKLTAGPVTISSVTHRASLVLDEEGMGNADLPTATTPQLSLEFHVNQPFILVLYDNPSGSLLHIGRVMDPRNLVTSRHRGPGNQ, encoded by the exons ATGAAGATCCTGGTTGTACTGATGTTCCTGGGAGCCACCCCACTCGCTTCCTCACAAGAGGACTACCATGCATTG GAGCCATTTGTGGATGAGACCGCGGAGCCGGATTTGGCCGTGGAGGAGGAGGTAGAAGAGGAGATCCTGGGAACGCCAGTGCAGAGACTTGCCTATTCCATCTCTGAGTTTGGCTACGACCTGTACCGGCTGCTGGCCAGCAGGGACCCCGGGGCCAACGTCTTCTTGTCTCCCCTGAGTGTAGCCACCAGCCTGTCTGCACTGTCACTTG GCACCCTCTCCACAAACAAGGAGGTTCTCCAGCGAATCCTGAACTATGAATCATTGCAGGACCTGGATGTGCACAGTGTGTTCAAGGACCTTCTGTCTGAGGTTACTACCCAGCCCAAACAATTCAAAACAGTTGCACGAATATATGGCAAGAAAA GACTGAGAATGcgagctgccttcatgaaccaGGTCAGTCAGTTCTACGGGTTCAGACCCAAGGCCGTCACTGGCAACGTGCAGCAGGATGTACAGAGTATCAACCAGTGGGTGAGGAGCCAGACGGGAGGCAAGATATCGCAGGTGATCAGCAGCATGCCCGCCGCACTCAGTCTGCTCCTGCTCAGTGCCGCACACTACAAAG GGCAGCTGGTGACCAGATTTAACCCGGTGAACACGCTGTTGAAGACGTTCCGGGTGGGTTACGGGCAGGAGGTGGACATTCCAATGATGAGCAGTCCCCACTACCCACTGCGCTACGGCTACGACTCTGAGCTAAACTGCAAG ATTGGCCTGTTCCCGTACGTGGGTGACATCAGCCTGTTGATCTTCCTGCCCAGCGGCCCCAGGTACAACATGACTGCAGTCGAGGACAGTCTGATGCCAGTGTTTGTGCATGACCTGGTCAGTCAGCTGCAGTCTGTCCGAGCCAGTGTCTCCATCCCCAGGCTGACCATTGACACCAACCTCGAGCTGAAGAATGTGCTGGGAGAGATGA ATCTGAGCCCCCTCTACACTCCGTCCGAGCTGAAGAAACTCACGGCGGGTCCTGTCACCATCTCCAGTGTCACCCACAGAGCCTCCCTGGTGCTGGACGAGGAGGGGATGGGGAACGCTGACCTCCCCACAGCCACCACGCCCCAGCTCAGCCTCGAGTTCCACGTCAACCAGCCCTTCATCCTGGTTTTGTACGACAACCCTTCGGGCTCTCTGCTGCACATCGGGAGGGTCATGGACCCCAGGAATCTGGTGACCAGCCGGCACAGGGGGCCAGGAAATCAGTGA